The following proteins are co-located in the Candidatus Binataceae bacterium genome:
- the mdh gene encoding malate dehydrogenase, which produces MIKRRKIAFIGAGNVGATCAHLCFLRGLGDIALFDIIDGLPQGKALDMLESAPVLGVDVNVTGSTDMKIIEGADCCVVTSGSPRKPGMSRDDLLKINAGVMNQVGGAIKQHAPDAFVIVVTNPLDAMVTQIKRVTGFPKHRVAGQAGVLDSARYRTFLATELKVSVESVSAMVLGGHGDDMVPVRSYTSVGGVPIERMIAPKRLDEIEKRTRNGGGEIVELMKTSSYYAAGAAVYRMVEAFILDRKEVLPCAVYLEGEYGVKGLYAGVPAVIGAGGVERVIEIQLTAAEKAAFDSSVGHVRELVEAMDKAIAG; this is translated from the coding sequence GTGATTAAGCGTAGAAAAATCGCGTTCATCGGCGCCGGCAACGTCGGCGCGACCTGTGCTCACCTGTGCTTTCTGCGCGGGCTGGGCGATATCGCGCTCTTCGACATTATCGACGGCCTGCCCCAGGGCAAGGCGCTCGACATGCTCGAGTCCGCCCCGGTGCTGGGCGTTGACGTCAACGTCACCGGTTCGACCGACATGAAGATCATCGAGGGCGCCGATTGCTGCGTGGTGACCTCGGGATCGCCGCGCAAGCCCGGAATGAGCCGCGACGACCTGCTCAAGATTAATGCCGGCGTGATGAACCAGGTCGGCGGTGCGATCAAGCAGCATGCGCCCGATGCGTTCGTGATCGTGGTGACCAACCCGCTCGACGCGATGGTCACGCAGATCAAGCGCGTCACCGGCTTCCCCAAGCATCGCGTGGCCGGGCAGGCGGGCGTGCTCGACTCGGCGCGCTATCGCACGTTCCTCGCGACCGAGCTCAAGGTGTCGGTCGAGAGCGTGTCGGCGATGGTGCTCGGCGGGCACGGCGACGACATGGTGCCGGTGCGCAGCTACACCAGCGTCGGCGGCGTGCCGATCGAGCGGATGATCGCGCCCAAGCGTCTCGACGAAATCGAAAAACGCACGCGCAACGGCGGCGGCGAGATCGTCGAGCTGATGAAGACGTCGTCGTACTATGCGGCGGGCGCGGCGGTTTACCGGATGGTCGAGGCCTTCATCCTCGACCGCAAGGAAGTGCTGCCGTGCGCGGTTTACCTGGAAGGCGAATACGGTGTGAAGGGACTTTACGCCGGTGTGCCGGCGGTTATCGGCGCGGGCGGCGTCGAGCGGGTGATCGAAATCCAGCTCACGGCGGCGGAGAAGGCCGCGTTCGACAGCTCCGTCGGGCACGTCCGGGAACTGGTCGAGGCGATGGATAAGGCGATCGCAGGCTGA
- a CDS encoding enoyl-CoA hydratase/isomerase family protein, whose protein sequence is MSTMEPAVLYERSGVIGYVTLNRPRVLNAMNDEWIHALAAAAQTAGDDSAARVVVVRGAGRAFCAGADLKEIPRRQELMEHWQTHIGPEQEIARRFRRLGKPLIAQVHGYAVGGGCEVAMLADIRIAAEGTKLGFTEVKVGATVTMGGLYNLPRIVGAGRAFELLYTAELIDAQEAMRIGLVNRVVPADQLDSTVRALAEKIASHYPAELALTREGVYRAMDMDFDAAAEMELGAALISHLAGSRIEGMARQAERIHQRKGGSR, encoded by the coding sequence ATGAGCACGATGGAACCCGCGGTGCTTTACGAGCGGAGCGGCGTGATCGGCTACGTCACGCTCAACCGGCCGCGCGTGCTCAACGCGATGAACGACGAATGGATTCACGCCCTGGCCGCCGCAGCGCAGACGGCGGGCGACGACTCCGCGGCGCGGGTCGTGGTGGTCCGCGGCGCAGGCCGCGCGTTCTGCGCGGGCGCCGACCTCAAGGAAATCCCCCGCCGCCAGGAGCTGATGGAGCACTGGCAGACGCACATCGGTCCCGAGCAGGAAATCGCGCGCCGCTTCCGCCGTCTCGGCAAGCCGCTCATCGCGCAGGTGCATGGCTACGCCGTGGGCGGCGGATGCGAGGTCGCGATGCTCGCCGATATCCGCATCGCCGCCGAAGGCACGAAGCTGGGCTTCACCGAGGTCAAGGTCGGCGCCACGGTCACGATGGGCGGGCTCTACAATTTGCCGCGAATAGTCGGCGCGGGCCGCGCCTTCGAGCTGCTCTACACCGCCGAGCTTATCGACGCGCAAGAAGCGATGCGGATCGGGCTGGTGAATCGCGTGGTCCCGGCGGACCAGCTCGATTCTACCGTGCGCGCGCTGGCCGAGAAGATCGCATCGCACTACCCGGCGGAACTGGCGCTCACGCGCGAGGGCGTGTACCGCGCGATGGACATGGACTTCGACGCCGCGGCCGAGATGGAGCTTGGCGCGGCGCTCATCTCGCATCTTGCGGGCTCGCGAATCGAGGGTATGGCGCGGCAGGCCGAACGGATTCATCAGCGCAAGGGCGGCAGTCGATGA
- the sucD gene encoding succinate--CoA ligase subunit alpha → MSILVNKSTRVLTQGMTGATGQFHTRACRDYGTQMVGGVVPGKGGTDFEGIPVFDTVEQARKATGANASVIYVPPPFAADAILEAAAAGVELIICITEGIPVLDMVKVKHYLKDSKSRLIGPNCPGVITPGECKIGIMPGYIHKPGKVGVISRSGTLTYEAVHQLTQLGIGQSTCVGIGGDPIIGTNQIDALELFNKDAGTDAVIFIGEIGGTAEEEAAAYIKQNFKKPVVAFIAGQTAPKGRRMGHAGAIISGGHGGAADKIAALKAAGISVAMSPAELGVTMKAALDGRRN, encoded by the coding sequence ATGAGCATCCTGGTAAACAAGAGCACTCGCGTCCTCACCCAGGGAATGACCGGCGCCACCGGCCAGTTCCACACCCGCGCCTGCCGCGACTACGGCACGCAGATGGTCGGCGGCGTGGTGCCGGGCAAGGGCGGCACCGATTTCGAAGGTATTCCGGTTTTCGACACCGTCGAGCAGGCGCGCAAAGCGACCGGCGCCAATGCGAGCGTGATCTACGTTCCGCCGCCGTTCGCCGCCGACGCGATCCTGGAGGCCGCAGCCGCCGGGGTCGAACTCATCATCTGCATCACCGAGGGCATCCCGGTGCTCGACATGGTGAAGGTCAAGCACTACCTGAAGGACAGCAAGTCGCGGCTCATCGGTCCCAACTGTCCCGGCGTCATCACTCCGGGCGAGTGCAAGATCGGAATCATGCCGGGCTATATCCACAAGCCGGGCAAGGTCGGCGTGATCTCGCGCTCGGGCACGCTCACCTACGAGGCGGTGCATCAGCTCACCCAGCTCGGCATCGGGCAATCGACCTGCGTCGGAATCGGCGGCGATCCGATAATCGGCACCAATCAGATCGACGCGCTCGAGCTGTTCAACAAGGACGCGGGCACCGACGCGGTGATCTTTATCGGCGAGATCGGCGGCACTGCCGAGGAAGAGGCCGCGGCGTATATCAAGCAGAACTTCAAGAAACCGGTGGTCGCGTTCATCGCCGGGCAGACCGCGCCCAAGGGGCGGCGGATGGGCCATGCGGGCGCGATCATCTCGGGCGGTCACGGCGGCGCCGCCGACAAGATCGCGGCGCTCAAGGCGGCCGGCATCAGCGTTGCGATGAGCCCCGCGGAGTTGGGCGTCACGATGAAGGCCGCGCTCGACGGGCGCAGGAATTAG
- a CDS encoding phospholipase D-like domain-containing protein yields the protein MTARAALLAACAIAAFVPPTRALAAQIEVCFSPPLPGGCDPAGAIEGAVRAARKSILIQAYEITPGPLVAALVAAHRRGVDVRAIVDYRQLTDRRNHDDAIAVEHLGAAGIPVLVDRPPGLMHDKVMIIDGEIVVTGSFNYTYSAEHRNVENLLVIRDPALAVQYVRHWQSRAAESRPLRVSAGETDDRGSQSSAGSDADAAPPAPPGPIFGNRRTRIYEWPGCPYYGKVSAANRVEFASPAAAEQAGYRAARNCR from the coding sequence ATGACCGCGCGCGCGGCCCTGCTGGCCGCGTGTGCGATCGCCGCCTTCGTTCCACCGACCCGGGCGTTGGCGGCGCAGATCGAGGTGTGCTTCTCTCCGCCGCTGCCCGGCGGATGCGACCCGGCGGGCGCGATCGAGGGCGCGGTACGGGCCGCGCGCAAGTCGATCCTCATCCAGGCGTACGAGATAACTCCCGGGCCGCTAGTCGCTGCCCTGGTCGCGGCGCATAGGCGCGGCGTTGACGTCCGCGCGATAGTGGATTACCGGCAACTCACCGATCGCCGCAACCATGACGACGCGATCGCCGTCGAGCATCTTGGCGCGGCCGGAATCCCGGTGCTGGTGGACCGGCCGCCCGGCCTGATGCACGACAAGGTAATGATTATCGACGGCGAAATCGTGGTCACGGGAAGCTTCAACTACACATACTCGGCCGAGCATCGGAACGTCGAAAACCTGTTGGTTATTCGCGATCCGGCGCTGGCGGTGCAATACGTGCGGCATTGGCAAAGCCGCGCCGCCGAATCGCGGCCGCTGCGCGTAAGCGCCGGCGAAACGGACGATCGAGGCTCGCAGAGCTCGGCGGGATCGGACGCTGACGCTGCGCCGCCCGCGCCTCCCGGACCGATTTTCGGCAATCGCCGCACCCGCATCTACGAATGGCCGGGATGCCCATACTACGGCAAGGTCTCGGCGGCAAATCGCGTCGAATTCGCGAGCCCGGCGGCGGCCGAGCAGGCCGGCTACCGCGCCGCCCGCAACTGCCGATAG
- a CDS encoding APC family permease: MKSDRLSRNALGLPQIIASTLANIAPAVSFYFGFGVIVGGAGVAAPLTIIVAMVAILFLSNTLSEFSKYRPSTGSFVTFIGMAFGPAAGAAASLFIVAGYAIAAAAIVAISGGWAHDTLKLYLGIDIPWQLLCAGATGICGFLVARGVKISTLWAAIFFYFELGLLLTGATAMLIVNRASLSAAPFLPSNLSSGLAGVGLGFPLAVYAFVGWENSATLAEETENPRRNIPRALAMATVTIGAVYVFLAYATEIAFHNNAKAIGNSTIPFIDALRNSAGPLLIVAYLAGITSVFSCLLGLTNSQARILFSAGREGLLPVFFGKIHPQHRTPHAAMWAFILAALAITLVFGWNRDPVKIFDYTGTLGTIPILMVYLATTIALPVYIVRFHNSEFDAIRHAVIPLLGVVLTLFPLWGLVQPGQPAPFNLFPAIAAAGLAISVVYGVLLAHRSPGLVQSIGSYVADEEY, from the coding sequence ATGAAATCCGATCGGCTGAGCCGAAATGCCTTGGGGCTGCCCCAGATTATCGCCTCGACGCTGGCGAATATCGCGCCCGCGGTAAGTTTCTATTTTGGTTTCGGAGTGATCGTTGGCGGTGCCGGCGTGGCAGCACCGCTGACGATTATCGTGGCGATGGTGGCGATTCTCTTCCTGAGCAACACGCTCTCCGAATTCTCGAAATACCGGCCAAGCACGGGTTCGTTCGTCACCTTCATCGGGATGGCTTTCGGACCCGCCGCCGGCGCCGCGGCGTCGTTGTTCATCGTCGCCGGTTATGCGATCGCAGCCGCCGCGATCGTTGCCATTTCTGGCGGCTGGGCGCACGATACGCTGAAGCTCTATCTCGGGATCGACATTCCCTGGCAGCTCTTGTGCGCTGGCGCGACGGGAATCTGCGGTTTCCTGGTCGCGCGCGGGGTAAAAATCTCGACCTTGTGGGCCGCGATCTTCTTCTATTTCGAGCTCGGCCTCTTGCTGACCGGCGCGACGGCGATGCTGATCGTCAACCGCGCGTCGCTGAGCGCAGCGCCGTTCCTCCCGTCGAATCTGTCGAGCGGACTCGCCGGCGTCGGCCTTGGCTTCCCGCTCGCGGTTTACGCGTTCGTCGGATGGGAGAATTCCGCCACGCTGGCCGAAGAAACCGAGAACCCGCGCCGCAACATCCCGCGGGCCCTGGCGATGGCCACGGTGACGATCGGCGCGGTTTACGTATTTCTCGCGTACGCGACGGAAATCGCCTTTCACAACAACGCCAAGGCGATCGGCAATTCCACGATTCCCTTCATCGACGCGCTCAGGAATTCGGCGGGCCCACTTCTGATCGTCGCCTATCTTGCCGGCATCACCAGCGTCTTTTCCTGCCTGCTCGGGCTGACCAATTCACAGGCGCGCATCCTGTTCAGCGCGGGGCGCGAGGGCCTGCTGCCGGTTTTCTTCGGCAAGATTCATCCGCAACACCGAACGCCGCACGCCGCGATGTGGGCGTTCATCCTGGCTGCGCTCGCGATTACGCTCGTCTTCGGCTGGAACCGCGACCCGGTCAAGATTTTCGATTACACCGGAACCCTGGGCACGATTCCAATTCTCATGGTGTATCTCGCGACCACCATCGCGCTCCCGGTTTACATCGTGCGGTTTCACAATTCCGAATTCGACGCGATAAGGCACGCCGTGATTCCCCTTCTCGGCGTGGTCTTGACGCTCTTCCCGTTGTGGGGACTGGTTCAGCCGGGACAACCGGCGCCGTTCAACCTGTTTCCGGCGATAGCCGCGGCGGGACTCGCGATTTCCGTCGTGTATGGCGTTCTGCTGGCGCACCGCTCTCCCGGCCTCGTCCAAAGCATCGGCAGTTACGTGGCTGACGAAGAGTACTGA
- the ndk gene encoding nucleoside-diphosphate kinase has translation MAIERTLAIIKPDAVARGLSGDIIKRIEGTGLKLRAMRLIRLGRAQAEAFYAVHKARPFYGSLCDYMSSGAVVVMALEADGAIAKWRDLMGATDPAKAASGTIRKDFGLDVEKNATHGSDAPETAAHEVAFFFSSLDIVP, from the coding sequence ATGGCGATAGAACGGACATTGGCAATCATCAAGCCCGACGCGGTGGCGCGCGGGCTTTCAGGCGATATCATCAAGCGCATCGAAGGCACCGGATTAAAGCTTCGCGCGATGCGCCTTATCCGGCTCGGACGCGCGCAGGCCGAGGCGTTTTACGCCGTGCACAAGGCGCGGCCGTTCTACGGCTCGCTCTGCGATTACATGTCGTCGGGTGCAGTGGTCGTAATGGCGCTGGAGGCGGACGGCGCGATCGCGAAGTGGCGAGACCTGATGGGCGCGACGGACCCGGCGAAAGCCGCGTCCGGCACTATCCGCAAAGACTTCGGCCTGGACGTCGAAAAAAACGCCACGCACGGCTCAGACGCGCCGGAGACCGCCGCGCACGAAGTGGCGTTCTTCTTCAGCAGTCTCGATATCGTCCCTTAG
- a CDS encoding nuclear transport factor 2 family protein — MAAEYMAVELEARLNVLESKVQELVDVEAIRDLRFRYHEYINEGKFAEIASLFTEDGDLLFGHLGSAHGRDEINRFFGGLLVKPDAAGKAREPRLSRVRQFIHNHMVEVRGDRATGFSYLEAKPVYKGESYVVAARYDDEYVRQNGHWKFKKMALTPYFMVPLKEGWAQDDLLKMGH; from the coding sequence ATGGCCGCCGAATACATGGCCGTCGAACTCGAGGCCCGCTTGAACGTGCTCGAATCCAAGGTGCAGGAACTGGTGGACGTCGAGGCCATCCGCGACCTGCGCTTCCGCTACCACGAATACATCAACGAGGGGAAGTTCGCCGAGATCGCAAGCCTGTTTACCGAGGACGGTGACTTGCTCTTCGGGCATCTCGGCAGCGCCCACGGCCGCGACGAGATCAATCGCTTCTTCGGCGGCCTGCTGGTCAAGCCCGACGCTGCAGGCAAAGCCCGCGAGCCGCGGCTTTCGCGCGTGCGCCAGTTCATCCATAACCACATGGTCGAAGTCCGCGGCGACCGCGCAACCGGCTTCTCGTACCTGGAGGCGAAGCCGGTTTACAAGGGCGAGAGCTACGTCGTCGCGGCGCGTTACGACGACGAATACGTCCGCCAGAACGGCCACTGGAAGTTCAAGAAGATGGCGCTGACGCCGTACTTCATGGTGCCGCTCAAGGAAGGCTGGGCGCAGGACGACCTGCTCAAGATGGGTCATTGA
- the rlmN gene encoding 23S rRNA (adenine(2503)-C(2))-methyltransferase RlmN has translation MTEHLQSSGATAVKASSLRDVRELTLDELTQFVTAAGERSFRARQIMGWLWQRGADSFDAMSDLGAGLRADLKNHFNISPTPDATVARSTDGTRKLLVTLGDGEAIESVIIPAGERVTLCLSSQAGCAMACEFCATAMMGLHRNLTAAEIVGQIAAARRELGPGEQLTNYVFMGMGEPLANYPRLMRALAIMTSAWGMGISPRRVTVSTVGLVPAMDRLLAEFPSVNLAVSLHAATDELRDRLAPINLRYPLKQLIDACRALPIKRRDRVTFEYVMLAGVNDSPADARRLVRLLGQLKAKVNLIIFNPFSGARFAPSARAAVEGFQAILRQGNLTATIRESRGQDIAAACGQLYAERQAG, from the coding sequence GTGACCGAGCATCTGCAATCCTCCGGCGCGACGGCGGTCAAGGCGTCGTCGCTGCGCGACGTGCGCGAACTGACGCTCGATGAGTTGACGCAGTTCGTGACCGCCGCCGGCGAGCGCAGCTTCCGCGCGCGGCAGATAATGGGGTGGCTGTGGCAGCGCGGAGCGGATTCCTTCGACGCGATGTCGGACCTCGGGGCAGGGCTCCGGGCCGACTTGAAGAATCACTTTAACATTAGCCCGACGCCGGACGCGACCGTCGCGCGCTCCACCGACGGCACGCGCAAGCTTTTGGTCACGCTCGGCGATGGCGAAGCGATAGAGAGCGTGATCATCCCGGCCGGCGAGCGCGTCACGCTCTGTCTTTCGAGCCAGGCCGGATGCGCGATGGCGTGCGAGTTCTGTGCGACCGCGATGATGGGGCTTCATCGCAACCTGACCGCGGCCGAGATAGTCGGCCAGATTGCCGCCGCGCGGCGCGAGCTCGGGCCCGGCGAACAGCTCACCAACTACGTTTTCATGGGGATGGGCGAGCCGCTTGCCAACTACCCGCGTCTGATGCGCGCGCTCGCGATCATGACCTCGGCGTGGGGGATGGGAATCTCGCCCCGGCGCGTTACAGTCTCGACCGTGGGGCTGGTGCCTGCGATGGACCGGCTGCTGGCCGAGTTTCCGTCGGTCAACCTGGCGGTGTCGCTGCACGCGGCGACGGACGAGCTGCGCGACCGGCTCGCGCCGATCAATCTGCGCTATCCGCTGAAGCAGCTGATCGACGCATGCCGCGCCTTGCCGATCAAACGACGCGATCGCGTGACGTTCGAATACGTGATGCTGGCCGGAGTTAATGACTCACCCGCGGATGCGCGCCGGCTGGTCCGGCTTTTGGGCCAGCTCAAGGCCAAGGTGAATCTGATCATTTTCAACCCCTTTTCGGGCGCGCGGTTCGCGCCGTCCGCGCGCGCCGCGGTAGAGGGCTTTCAAGCAATACTTCGGCAAGGTAACTTGACCGCTACAATCCGCGAGAGCCGGGGCCAGGATATCGCAGCCGCCTGCGGCCAGTTGTACGCCGAGCGGCAAGCGGGCTGA
- the sucC gene encoding ADP-forming succinate--CoA ligase subunit beta, producing MNIHEFQAKQVLGRFGAPVPKGQPASTPDEAAAVFRALGQPKAVIKAQIHAGGRGKAGGVKLISSADEARDFAARLLGKPLVTHQTGPEGRVVRRVYLEEASQVARELYLGMVVDRKAAAVAVIASTEGGMEIEEVAAKTPEKILTDPIDPLVGMAPFQARKIAFALGLKDKQVGQFAALLAALYRAFVETDASLIEINPLVVTADGRVICLDAKISFDDNGLFRHPEIRELRDPNEEDPAETEAAKYDLSYVHLDGNIGCMVNGAGLAMATMDIVKYYGAEPANFLDVGGGANAQKIAAAFRILLSDARVKAVLINVFGGIMQCDVLARGVVDAAREVKLSVPLVVRMEGTNVKEGKQILAESGIKVIAANDMADAARRVVESIGK from the coding sequence ATGAACATCCATGAGTTTCAGGCCAAACAGGTGCTCGGCCGCTTCGGCGCACCGGTGCCCAAGGGACAGCCGGCCTCAACGCCCGACGAGGCCGCCGCCGTCTTCCGTGCGCTCGGCCAGCCCAAGGCCGTAATCAAGGCGCAGATTCATGCCGGCGGGCGCGGCAAGGCGGGAGGCGTCAAGCTGATAAGCTCCGCCGACGAAGCGCGCGATTTCGCCGCCCGCCTGCTCGGCAAGCCGCTGGTGACGCATCAGACCGGACCCGAGGGGCGCGTGGTGCGTCGCGTATACCTCGAAGAAGCGAGCCAGGTCGCGCGCGAGCTTTACCTCGGGATGGTCGTCGATCGAAAGGCCGCGGCGGTCGCCGTAATCGCGAGCACCGAGGGCGGGATGGAGATCGAAGAGGTCGCGGCGAAAACGCCGGAAAAAATCCTCACCGATCCGATCGACCCGCTCGTCGGGATGGCGCCGTTCCAGGCGCGCAAAATCGCCTTCGCCCTGGGGCTGAAAGACAAGCAGGTAGGCCAGTTCGCGGCGCTGCTCGCCGCGCTCTACCGCGCCTTCGTCGAGACCGACGCGTCGCTTATTGAAATCAATCCGCTGGTGGTGACCGCCGACGGGCGCGTGATTTGCCTCGACGCCAAGATTTCATTCGACGACAACGGCCTCTTCCGCCATCCCGAGATCCGCGAGTTGCGCGACCCCAACGAGGAGGACCCGGCCGAGACCGAGGCCGCCAAGTACGACCTTAGCTACGTCCATCTCGACGGCAACATTGGATGTATGGTCAATGGCGCGGGCCTGGCGATGGCGACGATGGACATCGTGAAGTACTACGGCGCCGAGCCGGCCAATTTTCTCGACGTCGGCGGCGGCGCCAACGCGCAGAAGATCGCGGCCGCGTTCCGCATCCTGCTCTCCGACGCGCGCGTCAAGGCGGTGCTGATCAACGTCTTCGGCGGCATCATGCAGTGCGACGTGCTGGCGCGCGGCGTGGTGGACGCGGCGCGCGAGGTTAAGTTGAGCGTCCCCCTGGTGGTCCGGATGGAAGGGACCAACGTCAAAGAGGGCAAGCAGATCCTCGCCGAGTCGGGCATCAAGGTGATCGCCGCCAACGACATGGCCGATGCGGCGCGCCGCGTAGTCGAATCGATCGGCAAATAG
- a CDS encoding PfkB family carbohydrate kinase, with the protein MSIVVVGSVAYDTIETQQGRADDVLGGSTSYFALAARFFSPVSIVGAIGTDFRAEDLRLFTERNIDVRGLARRDGLTMRWHGRYHEDMNKRDTLGLALNVFSDFAPDLLPDQCRADYVFLGNIAPELQSRVLSQVHSPRVVAADTMNHWIENERPALMRLLARVNILTLNDDEARMLTGEHNLVRAGRAILKMGPDTVLVKRGEYGVLQFSADSMFAVPAYPLEEVIDPSGAGDTFAGGFMGFLARHASVAEPVLRTAVVYGSVLASFVVERFSLERLVSLTWEEIDQRYRAFIELTDSQYTRWNSR; encoded by the coding sequence ATGAGTATCGTTGTGGTCGGCTCCGTCGCCTACGACACGATCGAGACCCAGCAGGGCAGGGCCGATGACGTGCTGGGCGGATCCACCAGCTATTTTGCCCTGGCGGCGCGCTTCTTTTCGCCGGTCAGCATCGTGGGCGCAATCGGCACCGATTTTCGCGCCGAAGACCTGCGCCTGTTCACCGAGCGCAATATCGACGTGCGCGGCCTCGCGCGCCGGGACGGGCTGACGATGCGCTGGCATGGGCGCTATCACGAGGATATGAACAAGCGTGACACGCTGGGACTAGCGCTTAACGTGTTCTCGGACTTCGCTCCCGACCTTTTGCCCGATCAGTGCCGCGCCGACTACGTCTTCCTCGGCAACATCGCGCCCGAACTGCAAAGCCGCGTGCTTTCGCAGGTGCACAGCCCCCGGGTCGTCGCCGCCGACACGATGAACCACTGGATCGAAAACGAACGGCCGGCGCTGATGCGCCTGCTCGCCCGCGTCAACATCCTGACGCTGAACGACGACGAGGCGCGCATGCTGACGGGCGAGCACAACCTGGTGCGCGCCGGCCGCGCAATTCTCAAGATGGGCCCCGATACCGTGCTGGTGAAGCGCGGCGAGTACGGCGTGCTGCAATTCAGCGCGGATTCGATGTTCGCGGTGCCCGCGTACCCGCTTGAAGAAGTAATCGACCCGAGCGGCGCGGGCGACACTTTCGCCGGCGGCTTCATGGGTTTCCTCGCGCGCCACGCGAGCGTGGCCGAGCCGGTCCTGCGCACCGCCGTGGTTTACGGCAGCGTGCTCGCCTCGTTCGTGGTCGAGCGGTTTTCGCTCGAGCGCCTGGTGAGCCTGACCTGGGAGGAAATCGACCAGCGCTACCGCGCCTTCATCGAGCTTACCGATTCGCAGTACACGCGATGGAACTCTCGATAG
- a CDS encoding GIY-YIG nuclease family protein, translating to MNASPKNYYVYVMPGISRTLYVGVTNDLERRVAEHVEGLTRGFTAKYHVKRLVYFEAFEEIKAAIAREKQLKGWRRAKKIKLIESLNPDWNDLKSG from the coding sequence ATGAACGCGTCGCCCAAAAACTACTATGTCTATGTAATGCCCGGCATTTCACGGACTCTGTATGTCGGCGTCACGAACGATCTTGAGCGGCGTGTCGCGGAACATGTCGAGGGACTGACGCGCGGCTTCACGGCCAAATACCACGTCAAGCGACTGGTATACTTCGAAGCATTCGAAGAGATCAAAGCCGCCATCGCCCGCGAGAAACAATTGAAGGGCTGGCGGCGTGCGAAAAAAATCAAACTAATCGAGTCGCTTAATCCGGATTGGAATGACCTGAAAAGTGGCTAA
- the mtnP gene encoding S-methyl-5'-thioadenosine phosphorylase has translation MGKTVLGVIGGSGFYQMKGLSAVEQVDLHTPFGPPSDPFFRGKLGECDVVFLSRHGRGHRLMPSELNFRANIYGMKQLGVDHLVSVSTAGSMKEELRPGDLVVPDQFIDHTYKRPASFFGGGIVAHVSLADPVCAALAREVAESAGESGTTVHRGGVYICIEGPQFSTRAESNLYRRWGADVISMTAMQEARLAREAEMCYAALVLVTDYDCWHESVAAVDIGEILRVMKLNVEHAQNAIAVLARRIAARTRDCACPHALKDAIITDRAVIPPKMAADLRPIIGKYLQ, from the coding sequence ATGGGCAAGACGGTGCTGGGCGTGATCGGCGGGAGCGGCTTCTACCAGATGAAGGGGCTGAGCGCCGTCGAGCAGGTCGATCTTCACACGCCGTTCGGCCCTCCCTCCGACCCGTTCTTCCGCGGCAAGCTCGGCGAGTGCGACGTTGTGTTCCTCTCGCGCCACGGCCGCGGCCATCGCCTGATGCCCTCCGAGCTGAATTTTCGCGCTAACATCTACGGGATGAAGCAGCTCGGCGTCGATCATCTGGTTTCGGTCAGCACCGCCGGGAGCATGAAGGAGGAGCTGCGGCCGGGCGACCTCGTGGTGCCCGACCAATTCATAGATCACACCTACAAACGGCCGGCGAGCTTTTTCGGCGGCGGGATCGTCGCACACGTTTCGCTTGCCGACCCGGTATGCGCGGCGCTCGCGCGCGAGGTGGCCGAGTCCGCGGGCGAAAGCGGCACGACCGTCCATCGCGGCGGCGTTTACATCTGTATCGAGGGGCCGCAGTTCTCGACCCGCGCCGAGTCGAACCTCTATCGGCGCTGGGGCGCCGACGTCATCAGTATGACGGCGATGCAGGAAGCGCGGTTGGCGCGCGAGGCGGAGATGTGTTACGCGGCGCTGGTGCTGGTAACCGATTACGATTGCTGGCACGAAAGCGTCGCCGCGGTCGATATCGGCGAGATCCTGCGCGTGATGAAACTTAACGTCGAGCACGCGCAGAACGCGATCGCAGTGCTCGCGCGGCGGATCGCGGCGCGCACGCGCGATTGCGCGTGTCCGCACGCGCTCAAGGACGCGATCATCACCGACCGCGCGGTGATTCCGCCCAAGATGGCCGCCGATCTGCGGCCGATAATCGGCAAGTATCTGCAATGA